From Candidatus Ozemobacteraceae bacterium:
CATAGCGATCATCCAGAAGCTCGAGCAGGTCCTGCCGGCTCTGATCTGTCATGGCGCACATGCCAAGATCGTCGAGAATCAGCAGATCGAAGCGGCTCAGGCTTGTCAGGAATCTTCCCCAGCGGTTTTCCAGGCGGGCGAGGTAGAACTCATCCCACAGGCGCGGAAGGCGCCAGTATCGAACGGTGAGGCCGTTACGGCAGGCTGAATGCCCGAGAGCGCAGGCCAGATAGCTTTTTCCTGCCCCCGTCGGGCCGGTGACCAGGACGTTCTGATGCCGTCGTATCCACTCGCCGTCTGCCAGGGCCATGACGGCGCTCCGATCGAGTCCTCTGGCTGATCGCCAGTTCATATCCTCCAGCGTCGCACTCTGGCGTAACTGCGCGGTTTTCAGGCGGGTGACCAGACGGCGATTGGCCTGCTCCGTCACCTCGGCGTCCACCAGCAATCCCAGACGCTCGTCGAAGGAAAGCGAGGCGAAGCCTGGATCCGCTGTCTGGTGCTCCCAGCCCCGTGCCATTCCGATGAGCTTCAGGTTCAGCAGTTTGTCTCGCGTTGCATGGTTCAACATGGCTGACCCTCCCCGGAGAAGAAGCTTGAACCGCGAATGTTCTCATGCCGAATACTCGGGGCCTTGCCGAAGCCTGGCGTGGAATGACGACCGCCACGCCGGCGGAGCCACGTTTTGAGAAACTTGAATGAGGCATGGTTGAATTGAAGAGCCATCAGGCAGGCCTCCTCCACGGCGCCGGCTCCATACTGGCGAAGCAGAGCTCTGACCCCTTCGGCCTGTCGCAAAAGGATTTCCGGATGTTCGTTTCGCGACAGAATCTTCTTCACGAGCTGTGCCACCCCGACACCTTGCTCTTCGGCCCATTGAATCATGGTTTCGGGACTTCGATCCGACCAGGCCCGGTGGTTCGGCGGCATATGACAGTCCAGGCGGGATACCTTCCCGGTCTCCGCCAGCCTGGGATGGCTGGTTACACGGTTTCCACGAAAGAACACTTCGATGGTGCCCGTCGTGGTGCGGAC
This genomic window contains:
- the istB gene encoding IS21-like element helper ATPase IstB, translating into MLNHATRDKLLNLKLIGMARGWEHQTADPGFASLSFDERLGLLVDAEVTEQANRRLVTRLKTAQLRQSATLEDMNWRSARGLDRSAVMALADGEWIRRHQNVLVTGPTGAGKSYLACALGHSACRNGLTVRYWRLPRLWDEFYLARLENRWGRFLTSLSRFDLLILDDLGMCAMTDQSRQDLLELLDDRYDRRATIIVSQIPFANWHEAIGEPTMADAILDRLVHTSHKITMKGDSMRKTTKNNTMSATTTENT